The proteins below come from a single Aegilops tauschii subsp. strangulata cultivar AL8/78 chromosome 6, Aet v6.0, whole genome shotgun sequence genomic window:
- the LOC109732378 gene encoding uncharacterized protein, with translation MALVREPMVMCGGGFDAEAPVFDALGYGGHYALLGGLDAAALFGGYAYAHDEPAGAASAYAPESASWAGAGASVLAFDRASRGQAVQALAEEEAWMDAMDEDQHAGPASTIGFDPATGCFSLTQSSGGARRPFGLLFPSTSNGSPDAAAPARGSSKRSYADQEAEPRASKKPCGASRKTSKAKPAAPTTTSAKGGPQSHTAKNRREKISERLRTLQELVPNGTKVDMVTMLEKAFSYVKFLQLQVKVLATDEFWPAQGGTAPEISQVKEALDAILSSQRGQLN, from the exons ATGGCGTTAGTGCGGGAGCCGATGGTGATGTGCGGCGGCGGCTTCGACGCCGAGGCCCCCGTGTTCGACGCGCTCGGCTACGGTGGCCACTACGCGCTGCTCGGAGGCCTGGACGCGGCGGCGCTCTTCGGGGGCTATGCGTACGCCCATGACGAGCCAGCCGGCGCCGCCAGCGCCTACGCGCCGGAGAGCGCGAGCTGGGCGGGCGCGGGGGCGTCCGTGCTCGCGTTCGACCGCGCCTCGCGGGGCCAGGCGGTCCAGGCTCTCGCGGAGGAGGAGGCGTGGATGGACGCCATGGACGAGGACCAGCACGCGGGCCCAGCGTCCACCATAGGGTTCGACCCAGCCACAGGCTGCTTCAGCCTGACGCAGAGctccggcggcgcgcggcggccgTTCGGGCTCCTGTTCCCGAGCACGTCCAACGGCTCGCCCGATGCCGCAGCACCGGCGCGCGGTTCCTCGAAGCGATCGTACGCGGACCAGGAGGCGGAGCCGCGGGCCAGCAAGAAGCCGTGCGGTGCGAGCAGGAAGACGAGCAAGGCGAAGCCGGCGGCGCCCACCACCACCTCGGCCAAGGGGGGCCCGCAAAGCCACACCGCAAAG AACCGGCGGGAGAAGATCAGCGAACGGCTCCGGACACTGCAGGAGCTGGTGCCCAACGGCACCAAGGTCGACATGGTCACCATGCTCGAGAAGGCATTCAGCTACGTCAAGTTCCTGCAGCTGCAAGTCAAGGTGCTGGCGACGGACGAGTTCTGGCCGGCGCAAGGGGGAACGGCGCCGGAGATCTCCCAGGTGAAGGAGGCGCTGGACGCCATCTTATCGTCGCAGAGGGGGCAACTGAACTGA